The genomic segment AAAACCTCCATGTTGATTTTCCCATTAGGATAGTAGACAAACACAGTTTCACAGTACAACAGGCCTAAATGACTAAAACGAACTAAATTTTTCGACAGTGAAGGCGACGTCAAATGGGACTGTAGCTAAATATTGATGTCAATTTTACATTAGAAATTCGCCCTTTTTAGACACTCCAGCTGCATAACTGAATTGTAAACGTCCTTACACATGGTAGTACAATgagagaaatattttattattttgtcaaccaaaaaatacagtcatcaataaaatagccACAACcacaattttgagaaataagcaaaaaacaatttggatttttttcatttttgaatatctaGCTATTTATCACACTCAGTAAagacctgagctctggttattttgaTGTGCatgagaatatctttgtaatcaatattttttggcacttcagcttcaattccttcctgcTTTTTACCCCTATAAAGCtttttggcccattctgttctcaacaatttctgaaattttttgtatgggatgaaaggtaaaacaaggtgacttaggcctaagttgcactgaacaaatttttagggatgCAAGTTTCGGACATTTAATTTctcatgcccatcatattggaacttaggactatcttttttcaatattttgatgttttgagccatgctctacatcAGGCCTGGGCAAGCTCCGGCCCGCGAGCAGATTTCTAAATTAAGAcacttacattttttatttacatataaaatatactttgagggcaaatttcattaatgtaatAGAAATAAGCGTTTTGGTAGCTTTGTGTATTTTAgattagaccagtggttcccaaacttttttgaccatcgcccccctacagtactttatgcaacttcatcgccctccggcactacaaaaaaatgtaaagtcaaaAACGAATATATTAGAGACcgaataagaagacaaatcatagtttatagtgttttttaatgatatGGATGAGcatggtgttcttcagcgagttttttattatatatatccgAATTACCcagtttactgatggaaaggtgatttcgttgttttaatagcaatagtagcacggctcaAAACCCCTTTTCCTCACCTAatataggtcggaaatgaaagaatccaaggttctacctcctcaaaaaccgtcgtgtactcttgccttatagcatttcactctCAAAATTTACCTCATTCcacattaaattaatgaaaTCAAAGTTCATTTTCCCAAagttataataatgattttcgtacatctcattcattcctacagcctgatgacctgcaccaaaatactcCGCTAAAATTCAACCCCAATTCCTCATTCTACCACGGCCTCAAGTCCAATCACCAGTCCATATAATTTTTCAgctatttgtttttggattcacggactcggatgtggaagaaacTGTGACCGACTATCgactacggcccaggggtcggcaaacttcatgtcGCTCGTgagacaaaatttagggttgctagtcttttgcgggtcgcatatattttttaaaagttaaaaacggaacagcgcgcgaaaactgcgacaattcgtgaactcaactcagtcgccttattaaaaaattacaatgacatttaatgtgacactgtcttgttgctgcatcacgcttgatagctttacgacgccaagatgggaagattttctaaatgggcatcactgaTCCCaattctttgcttgttctttgtaatgtctCCATTTTCGAAAAACAttgtttgcacaaatatgtacttccaaacatctaAGTGAATATTctcgcatgatttgtgaaattttaataacGATTTTCTtcaagaagatacattcttacaaaaattacgCACTGATGAAtcaatctctcgaatagaatatgaattttatttccttatagcattgcaatatattcgaatatttactgcatgcgctattgaacccctgtcctcagcatcaacttttttttcttcgtgtttccatttgtctaattataattaaattgtaggctcgttaaaagagtagctagctgttcaatagaattttttaggatataataaaatttagtctaaacgtgtcccacgataaattctgttacgtaaaaaatgtagtttagtcctcgagcgtagattataaataaaaaaataaattcatcgtcaaaaccgccgttcgGATTTTTCCCCGGGCATATACTTCCTTGTTTacatcgtgacattggccaatcagcaagatgcaaaaataaacgtaacaataccccctttcgcatccgctcagacacactcactcagacagactttcaggcgtggtcgtgaacattccctcattttcgcgtttttgaattatattccttagtttttagttgtttttcggaaatttaaatataagtcaatgattactttgttttcctatgagtttcagtttaaatacagtaatcaaaaattggtgtggaaatagctgtgatagactataggctaaaattcttcatcgttacttttaaaaaacagattgttgaatggtatgaattagaatgatagtttgaaacaaatatccTATTTTACAgccaacaactcgcgaaacaactcttaaaataagcaccgaaaattttaaaatggtaaagtataggaagaattttcggGGATAGGTctattcagtgaatcgtcccggtcCAGATTttttttactccggccgtattttgccgaccactgggatacgcaaactaccgtaacTTACTGcggagacgagtccagcaatcctttcgcgtgtgataatagaccacgtgattcaagcctgcgaatgcacacagagtacagaattaagtgcacAATGCGCCGagcaaaaacaggtttcgcgaaatcgcccccctatcgcccccttcgactttttcgccccccctctgtatcgttttcgcccaccggggggcgatatcgcccactttgggaatcactggatTAGACCATGGCATAGTACCAACTGCTATCTGTAGTCATCTTTGTCGCAACGATCAGCGCTTGTTTATGCACGTGATTACTGAACAGCAGAGTATTCGAAGCGTGAATTTTGCGCGCGTAATTTCGATGAGTCGCGTTTTGATTCGTGTCCCAATTAAGAAGGATACAGTTAGGCTAGTCAGCTCTGCGCTACTCAGCGTTTCAAATATTGTAGAAGTAGTGGTATGTAGATAAACTGTTGAATTGCGCCCagctttattttattctttgtttATCCTTTTATTTATGTAACTTGAACTGTAGCGTCAATTCTAAACCTGTGCTAGATCTACAAAGTTGCAAAATGTCAGCCGAAAACAAGAAAAGAAAAGTTGACACAGAATGCAgaatttttaacaaaagttGGACAGCGAAGTATTTATTCACAGAAGTCGATGGGATAGCTGTTTGTCTGGTTTGCAAGGAGAAGGTCGCGGTTATTAaggtttttaatttaaaaaggcATTTTGAgacaaaacatgcaaaaaatacaaaaatctaagtaacaagagagctatgctcaaatatatggacacgtagagtcacataattttgatgacgtcatagcgaaaaaaaagtaatagccttctggagaaaatttttatctttaaccactaaaaatttcaaagcaattggtccagtattcgaagagaaaagcgacttttaaaaacgtgtcaagcggtactgagttagcagtcaggcagcatcttacctgtacactgtaggccatatacggtaattgatcacagaacagttgttcccttgcaaattttatgttgtttacactttaggacagataattgatcacagaacaattcttccctttcaaattttatgttgtttccagtagactctcatcaaaataaacaaatatagtaggctacaagtgctacaacgcttgcattactgcactggtaggaccgtgaaagaataagttacggtaatttcattgtggtaagacaccggtaccggcaccagtaccagtatcgtacttacgtactgagctaccagtaccggtgagcagtcagccagcatcttacctgtacactgtaggccatatacggtaccgtaattgatcacagaacagttgttcccttgcaaattttatgttgtttacactttaggacagataattgatcacagaacaattcttccctttcaaattttatgttgtttccagtagactctcgtcaaaataaacaaatacagtaggctacaagtgctacaacgcttgcattactgcactggtaggaccgtgaaagaataagttacggtaatttcattgtggtaagacaccagtaccagtatcgtacttacgtactgagctaccagtaccggtaccgaacctgtaggtctgatattccgttccgcatacgataggctataaaacttgcattgcagcattagtaataccgcggaaggaataattcaatttcactgcgttacggtacctgtatggcaacttaccagtaccgacctacagtagctgtagtactgagcaagacaatcgatcgcgaaaccgcttgaaataagtgtaaaacagtgttcccatgagtaaaaataaataccgcgaaattttgtatgaaatatcatatctcataggattcatataaaatttaagaataaacaaaagtaatagccttctagcgaaaaaattaatctttaaccactgaaaatttcaaagcaattggtccagtattcgaagagaaaagcgactttttaaaaacgtgtcaaagaacaacaagaacaagaacaagaacaacaacaacataatattgaaacgatcgttatgtccactacgtgtccaataatgaaaTGGCGCAAACAGCGGAGAGTATGGTAGCAAAGCTCGAAAAACAGCAAAGTTTTTTCACACGACTCCATGCATCTAATGATGCAGCTGTCATGGCCAGTTTCGTAATAGCTCACAAAATCGCTCAAAACAGCAAACCATTTTCTGAAGGGGAGTTCGTCAAAGAATGTTTAGTAGAGACGGCAGCAATTGTTTGTCCTGATAAAACAGATGCTTTTAAACAAGTTCCGCTATCGAGAAGAACTGTCACCAGAAGGGTTGAGTGTATCGCAGGAGATTTAAGAGATCAGTTGCTACATTATGTCAAACAATTTGACTTCTTCACTTTAGCGTTAGACGAGAGTTGTGGTGTACGCGACACTGCTCAGTTGCTTATTTTCGTTCGTGGAATTACTTGTGATTTCAAAATTACTGAAGAAATAGCTGCTATAAGACCAATGAAAGGAACAACAACAGGTGCAGATATTTTTAGCGAGGTAGATGCATCCATGGATAAGTTGGGACTTAAATGGGAAAAATTGGCGGGAGTGACGACAGATGGGTGCCTTTGTATGTATGGGTGACATTGTATCATACATCAACAGGTATTGTGCAAGTCAGTGCTAAAAATAAGCCATGTCACTGATGTTGTTACAAAACTAGTTAACTTCGTCAGGTCTCGAGCACTAAATCACAGACAGTTTATTTCCCTGTTGGAAGAGCAAGAAAATGAGCACACTGACATAGGATATCATACAACTGTGAGATGGCTCAGTTTAGGCAAAATACTGAAGCGAGTTTGGGACTTGCAGCAGGAGATTCGAGAATTCTGTCAAACAAAGAACAAGGATATTCCGCAGCTTTCAGATAAGAAATGGTTAtctgattttgcttttgttgtTGATGTCACTGCTCTATTGAATGAGTTGAATTGCAAACTCCAAAGTAAAAAACTGTTTGTGCATAATATGCACAGCTTAGTAAAATCGTTCATAACGAAATTGCAGTTTCTTTCGCGCCAATTACAGAACAATAATCTCGCTCATTTTCCCACACTCAACACAGCTACCACATCtgcaaatgattttcaaaagtaCTCTACAATGCTAGATGCACTGCATGCTGAATTTTTAAGACGATTTGAAGATTTCcgattaattgaaaataaaatgagtatGGTCTCTTCTCCTTTCACCAGTAACGTGGAAAACATACCATCGGATGCACAACTCGAGCTTATTGATTTGCAGTGTGACACTTTACTTcaggaaaaatttaaatcatctgAAATTCTGGATTTTTATTCCtctctaaataaaaaaagttttcccAACATAAGGAGACATGCTCAAAAGATGCTAGTTCTTTTCGGatccacttatatttgcgagcaAACCTTCTCAGtaatgaattttaccaaatcGAAATTTCGGTCGTCTCTCACCGATGAACATCTTTCTGATTTGCTGAGAATATCTACGTCTGCCATTGAACCCGACATTCAAGGACTTGTTAAGGCGCAGCAGAGCATACACACGTctcattaaaaataacaattgtattagattttgtttcattcaataaattgtgtaataaaatacaataaaaaacgcAATGTGGGTTGACTCAAATTAGTCcggcccgccactgcattttgatTTGCAATGTGGCCCtcgagcaaaaataattgcccagccctgctctacattgtatttatttacatttattattgaaaaattcaggatttcaagaccaccaccttgtagagtcTACAAgatggtggtcttgaaatcctgaatttctcaataataaaatttttagctggacttaggcccattctgtttttaacttctacaaaatattatagtcccaagtccagctaaaatttttattattgagaaattcaggatttcaagaccaccaccttgtagagcatggctcaaaaccccaaaatattgaaaaaaatgaattttttcaaaaatgtgaccTAGGCCCCtcctgttctcatccggcgatatacgCTGAAGTGATTAATAGTAACACTGAAAAATGACTAGTGGCAAAACTTGAACTATtacgataatatttttacaataaatttgtgAACAAAATGAGGGGATGTGATGGAAAATCATACTTAACTGATAACTAAATTCAATGGGGTTTGGACGataataatcagaaaaaaataaataaattggctaTATATACAAAGTGGATCagggacaaaaaaataaatgtgatgaGAATGTGTCTGAacgtgaaaaataataaataaaataaa from the Styela clava chromosome 5, kaStyClav1.hap1.2, whole genome shotgun sequence genome contains:
- the LOC144422849 gene encoding general transcription factor II-I repeat domain-containing protein 2A-like — its product is MAQTAESMVAKLEKQQSFFTRLHASNDAAVMASFVIAHKIAQNSKPFSEGEFVKECLVETAAIVCPDKTDAFKQVPLSRRTVTRRVECIAGDLRDQLLHYVKQFDFFTLALDESCGVRDTAQLLIFVRGITCDFKITEEIAAIRPMKGTTTGADIFSEVLCKSVLKISHVTDVVTKLVNFVRSRALNHRQFISLLEEQENEHTDIGYHTTVRWLSLGKILKRVWDLQQEIREFCQTKNKDIPQLSDKKWLSDFAFVVDVTALLNELNCKLQSKKLFVHNMHSLVKSFITKLQFLSRQLQNNNLAHFPTLNTATTSANDFQKYSTMLDALHAEFLRRFEDFRLIENKMSMVSSPFTSNVENIPSDAQLELIDLQCDTLLQEKFKSSEILDFYSSLNKKSFPNIRRHAQKMLVLFGSTYICEQTFSVMNFTKSKFRSSLTDEHLSDLLRISTSAIEPDIQGLVKAQQSIHTSH